Proteins encoded together in one Neobacillus sp. FSL H8-0543 window:
- a CDS encoding heavy metal translocating P-type ATPase: MGEKVLESQFQVTGMTCAACALRIEKGLKKVEGVQDANVNLALEKATVKFDTSVTGPAELHKKVRDLGYDVVTSKTEFDVTGMTCAACSARIEKGLNKMEGVVSATVNLALEKATVEYNPSVLAPKDMVQKIEKLGYGAIEKQDNEQETMDYRLKEIEKQQGKFVFSMILSLPLLWAMAGHFSFTSFLYVPDALMNPWVQFLLATPVQFFIGKQFYVGAYKALRNKSANMDVLVALGTSAAYFYSVYLSFSTLGGGDVHLEGLYFETSAVLITLIILGKLFEAKAKGRSSEAIKKLMGLQAKTAMVIREGLEQEIPLEDVATGDIVLVKPGEKVPVDGEILEGRTALDESMITGESVPVDKTVGDAVIGATINKNGFIKIKATKVGKETALAQIIKVVEEAQGSKAPIQRLADSISGVFVPIVVGIAVVTFIIWFFWVSPGNFAEALVKMIAVLVIACPCALGLATPTSIMAGSGRSAEFGILFKGGEHLEMTHRINTIILDKTGTITKGTPVLTDVITTMEEAEFLTLVGSAEKQSEHPLAEAIVDGIKEKQIELKNPSVFEAVPGYGIRAEVDGKEILVGTRRLMKKFEVDIEQALSEMDSLEKQGKTAMLAAVDGNYAGMVAVADTIKETSMQAVKRLKELGLEVIMITGDNQQTAQAIAKQAGIDHVIAEVLPEGKAEEVKKLQQQGKKVAMVGDGINDAPALAIADIGMAIGTGTDVAMEAADITLIRGDLNSIADAIYMSKKTIRNIKQNLFWAFAYNSLGIPVAALGFLAPWLAGAAMAFSSVSVVLNALRLQRVKL; encoded by the coding sequence ATGGGTGAAAAGGTGTTAGAGAGCCAATTTCAAGTTACCGGTATGACCTGTGCTGCATGTGCACTCCGTATTGAAAAAGGGCTAAAGAAAGTGGAAGGCGTCCAGGACGCGAATGTGAATCTCGCACTTGAAAAAGCGACCGTAAAGTTCGATACAAGTGTCACAGGACCAGCAGAACTTCATAAAAAGGTTCGAGATTTAGGTTATGATGTCGTGACCAGTAAAACCGAATTCGATGTAACCGGCATGACATGTGCAGCCTGCTCCGCAAGAATTGAAAAAGGCCTTAACAAAATGGAAGGAGTTGTGAGCGCCACCGTTAACCTAGCATTAGAAAAAGCAACGGTTGAATACAATCCTTCCGTTTTAGCTCCAAAGGATATGGTTCAAAAGATCGAAAAACTCGGCTATGGGGCCATAGAAAAACAAGACAATGAACAGGAAACAATGGATTATCGCTTAAAGGAAATCGAGAAACAGCAAGGGAAATTTGTTTTTTCTATGATACTTTCCCTACCTCTCCTATGGGCGATGGCTGGCCACTTTAGTTTTACCAGTTTCTTATATGTACCAGATGCACTAATGAATCCATGGGTGCAATTCTTACTGGCAACTCCTGTTCAGTTTTTTATCGGAAAGCAGTTTTATGTTGGCGCATATAAAGCACTGCGAAATAAAAGTGCCAATATGGATGTACTAGTGGCACTTGGAACCTCAGCTGCTTATTTTTACAGTGTATATTTGTCATTCTCGACACTGGGAGGCGGCGATGTGCACCTCGAGGGATTATATTTTGAAACAAGTGCGGTTTTAATTACCTTGATTATCCTAGGAAAGCTATTTGAAGCAAAGGCGAAAGGTCGTTCATCGGAAGCCATTAAGAAGCTAATGGGTTTACAGGCGAAAACAGCGATGGTCATTCGTGAAGGTTTGGAACAAGAAATACCGTTAGAAGATGTGGCGACAGGCGATATCGTTCTAGTGAAACCTGGTGAAAAGGTTCCTGTCGACGGAGAAATTTTAGAAGGACGGACGGCACTAGATGAATCAATGATTACTGGAGAGAGTGTACCAGTAGATAAAACAGTAGGTGACGCTGTCATTGGTGCGACGATTAATAAAAACGGCTTTATTAAAATTAAAGCGACAAAAGTTGGCAAAGAAACAGCGTTGGCTCAAATTATAAAGGTAGTAGAGGAAGCACAGGGTTCGAAAGCGCCAATTCAGCGTTTGGCTGACTCAATTTCTGGAGTATTTGTACCGATTGTAGTCGGCATTGCGGTAGTTACTTTTATCATATGGTTCTTCTGGGTAAGTCCAGGAAACTTTGCTGAAGCATTAGTAAAAATGATTGCCGTTCTCGTCATCGCTTGTCCGTGCGCACTCGGGCTTGCAACTCCAACCTCAATTATGGCTGGTTCCGGAAGATCTGCTGAGTTCGGAATATTGTTTAAAGGCGGAGAGCATTTGGAAATGACTCACCGGATCAACACTATCATTCTCGATAAAACAGGCACAATCACAAAGGGAACTCCAGTTTTAACCGATGTGATCACCACAATGGAGGAAGCAGAATTTTTAACCCTTGTAGGTTCGGCAGAGAAGCAGTCAGAACATCCGCTTGCAGAGGCAATTGTCGATGGAATTAAGGAAAAGCAGATAGAGTTAAAAAATCCCTCCGTATTTGAAGCGGTTCCAGGTTATGGAATTCGAGCGGAAGTGGATGGGAAAGAAATACTCGTTGGAACACGCCGATTAATGAAAAAATTCGAGGTAGACATTGAACAGGCATTAAGCGAAATGGATTCTCTTGAAAAACAGGGTAAAACAGCGATGCTAGCAGCGGTCGATGGGAACTACGCCGGTATGGTGGCTGTGGCCGATACAATTAAGGAAACATCGATGCAGGCAGTGAAACGATTGAAAGAGTTAGGGCTTGAAGTAATTATGATAACTGGTGATAACCAGCAGACAGCTCAGGCGATTGCGAAACAAGCCGGAATTGATCATGTTATTGCTGAAGTTTTACCAGAAGGAAAGGCAGAAGAAGTGAAAAAGCTTCAACAGCAAGGCAAGAAAGTTGCTATGGTTGGGGATGGGATTAATGATGCTCCAGCGCTTGCGATTGCCGATATTGGAATGGCGATTGGAACCGGTACAGATGTCGCGATGGAAGCAGCAGATATCACTTTGATCAGAGGCGATTTAAACAGCATTGCAGATGCGATTTATATGAGCAAAAAGACCATTCGTAACATCAAGCAAAACCTGTTCTGGGCATTTGCTTATAATAGTTTAGGCATTCCAGTTGCAGCATTAGGATTTTTAGCACCATGGCTAGCCGGGGCGGCAATGGCCTTTAGTTCTGTTTCGGTCGTCTTGAATGCCCTTCGTTTACAACGAGTCAAATTGTAG
- a CDS encoding metal-sensing transcriptional repressor — protein sequence MPEHEHNHKHSHEHKHRKSVINRLARIEGHVRGVKQMAMDERDCSDILLQIAAVRKALDNTAKLILEDHLETCLVDAVHQGNEQKVLEDIKKSLNNFIR from the coding sequence ATGCCTGAACATGAACATAACCATAAACACAGTCATGAACATAAACACAGAAAAAGTGTAATCAATCGTCTTGCCAGAATTGAAGGACATGTAAGAGGCGTTAAACAAATGGCCATGGATGAACGAGATTGTTCCGATATTCTTCTACAGATTGCTGCGGTCAGAAAGGCACTCGATAACACAGCCAAATTAATTTTAGAGGATCACTTAGAAACCTGCTTAGTCGATGCCGTCCATCAAGGAAATGAGCAAAAAGTTCTGGAGGACATAAAGAAATCTCTGAATAATTTTATTCGTTAA
- a CDS encoding MATE family efflux transporter: MKEMKEQQEQTTKQKIAVILALAVPAMIENILQTIVGFVDTLFVSQLGLNEVTAVGIANTVLAVYIAIFMALGVGTSSLIARSIGAGDMDKAKSIARQSTILSGIFGLLFGLISLFFSEQLMQLMGAEAKVLEDGAAYFRIVAIPSIFISLMFTLGSILRAAGDTKTPMKVSFWINILHIGLDYILIFGSFGFSGFGVEGAAWATVIVRVIGTVALFYYIKKSKVSFSLIPKISKQESSTLIKLSTPAAVERLIMRLGQVLYFGLIVKIGADTFAAHTIAGNIETFSYMPGYGLAIAATTLVGQSIGAKRFKDAYAYGMLTTGIAVAFMSVIGILLFFLSPWFASWFTTDRDAVDMVVTALRIDAFAQPGLAISLVLTGALQGAGDTKSPMYSTAIGMWVIRVLGVYILGIHFGMGIAGIWLSIALDLYVRAIFLYYKFRNFAKSKDNIARENTVSN; this comes from the coding sequence ATGAAGGAGATGAAAGAACAGCAAGAACAAACGACTAAACAAAAGATAGCAGTCATCCTCGCTTTAGCCGTACCAGCAATGATTGAAAATATTCTACAAACGATTGTAGGTTTTGTTGATACTCTTTTTGTTTCACAATTAGGCCTAAATGAAGTAACAGCAGTAGGGATTGCAAATACAGTGCTCGCTGTTTACATTGCTATTTTCATGGCTCTAGGGGTAGGGACGTCATCTCTCATTGCTAGAAGTATTGGGGCCGGCGATATGGATAAGGCGAAGAGCATTGCCAGGCAATCTACTATTCTATCAGGAATATTTGGGCTTCTGTTTGGATTAATTTCTCTATTTTTCAGTGAACAATTAATGCAGTTAATGGGGGCAGAAGCAAAAGTTTTAGAGGATGGTGCCGCTTATTTTAGGATTGTTGCGATTCCTTCCATTTTTATTTCCCTTATGTTTACGTTAGGTAGTATTTTACGTGCCGCAGGTGATACAAAAACTCCGATGAAAGTCAGCTTTTGGATTAATATTCTCCATATTGGTTTAGATTACATACTAATTTTCGGCTCCTTCGGGTTTTCAGGATTCGGAGTAGAAGGTGCAGCATGGGCAACTGTCATTGTGAGAGTAATTGGAACCGTGGCACTCTTTTATTATATTAAAAAATCAAAAGTATCCTTTTCGTTGATTCCAAAGATTTCAAAGCAGGAGTCATCCACGCTCATCAAACTCTCCACTCCAGCTGCGGTGGAACGATTAATCATGAGATTAGGACAGGTGCTCTATTTCGGATTAATAGTCAAAATTGGTGCGGATACGTTCGCGGCACATACGATTGCAGGAAATATTGAAACGTTCTCATATATGCCGGGATATGGATTAGCAATTGCAGCGACAACATTAGTGGGGCAAAGTATAGGGGCAAAACGCTTCAAGGATGCTTACGCATATGGAATGCTAACAACAGGAATCGCCGTTGCATTCATGAGTGTTATTGGAATTCTATTATTTTTCTTATCACCTTGGTTTGCCAGTTGGTTTACTACCGATAGGGATGCAGTCGATATGGTAGTTACGGCTTTAAGAATCGATGCTTTTGCACAGCCCGGCTTAGCTATTAGTTTAGTGCTCACCGGAGCACTTCAAGGTGCAGGAGATACAAAAAGCCCCATGTATAGTACCGCCATTGGGATGTGGGTGATTCGAGTATTAGGGGTCTATATCCTCGGCATTCATTTCGGCATGGGGATTGCGGGTATTTGGCTGTCGATTGCACTAGATTTATATGTAAGAGCAATCTTCTTGTATTATAAATTTAGAAATTTTGCGAAAAGTAAGGATAACATAGCTAGAGAAAATACTGTTTCTAATTAA